Proteins encoded within one genomic window of Mycolicibacterium aubagnense:
- a CDS encoding SDR family oxidoreductase has protein sequence MTAGINLQLAGRVVLVTGGVRGVGAGISAVFAEQGATVITCARREVEGLPYEFHACDVRDDAAVKAMIDAIVAKHGRLDIVVNNAGGSPFALAADASAKFSTKIIELNLIAPLLVSTHANAVMQQQDSGGVIVNISSVSAHRPTPGTGAYGAAKAGVDSLTTTLAVEWSPKVRVNSIIVGMVETEQSELFYGDAESVAAVAATVPLKRLAKPADIGWAAAFLASEAASYVSGASLEVHGGGEPPQYLETSSANK, from the coding sequence GTGACTGCTGGAATCAATCTGCAATTGGCCGGGCGCGTGGTGCTGGTCACCGGCGGTGTGCGCGGCGTCGGAGCCGGCATCAGCGCGGTGTTCGCCGAGCAGGGCGCCACCGTGATCACCTGCGCGCGGCGCGAGGTGGAGGGGCTGCCCTACGAGTTCCATGCCTGCGACGTTCGTGACGACGCCGCGGTCAAGGCCATGATCGACGCCATCGTCGCCAAGCACGGCCGGCTGGACATCGTGGTCAACAACGCCGGTGGTTCCCCGTTCGCGCTGGCCGCTGATGCGTCGGCCAAGTTCAGCACCAAGATCATCGAGCTCAACCTCATTGCGCCGCTGCTGGTTTCGACCCACGCGAACGCCGTGATGCAGCAGCAGGACTCCGGCGGCGTGATCGTCAACATTTCCAGCGTCAGCGCGCACCGCCCAACCCCGGGCACCGGTGCCTACGGCGCCGCCAAGGCCGGCGTCGACAGCCTGACCACGACGCTCGCCGTCGAATGGTCGCCCAAGGTCCGGGTCAACTCGATCATCGTCGGCATGGTCGAGACCGAGCAGTCCGAATTGTTCTACGGCGACGCCGAGTCGGTCGCCGCCGTGGCCGCGACGGTGCCACTCAAGCGGTTGGCCAAGCCGGCCGACATCGGCTGGGCCGCAGCATTCTTGGCCTCCGAGGCCGCGTCGTACGTCAGCGGTGCGTCCCTCGAAGTGCATGGCGGTGGCGAGCCGCCGCAGTACCTGGAAACGTCCAGCGCCAACAAATAA
- the echA20 gene encoding (7aS)-7a-methyl-1,5-dioxo-2,3,5,6,7,7a-hexahydro-1H-indene-carboxyl-CoA hydrolase — translation MTITTKTVEPGIVSVTVNYPPVNAIPSAGWFELADQITAAGRDKSTHVVILRAEGRGFNAGVDIKEMQNTEGFGALIDANRGCYEAFRAVYECQVPVIAAVNGFCVGGGIGLVGNADVIVASDDAKFGLPEVERGALGAATHLSRLVPQHMMRRMFFTAATVPASTLQHFGSVHEVVPREELDEAALRVARDIASKDTRVIRAAKEALNFIDVQPVNARYRMEQGFTFELNLAGVSDEHRDEFAGTNKGAK, via the coding sequence ATGACCATCACCACCAAGACAGTCGAACCGGGCATCGTCTCGGTCACCGTGAACTACCCGCCGGTCAACGCCATCCCGTCGGCAGGTTGGTTCGAATTGGCTGACCAGATCACCGCGGCCGGGCGCGACAAGAGCACCCACGTGGTGATCCTTCGTGCCGAGGGACGCGGCTTCAACGCCGGCGTCGACATCAAGGAAATGCAGAACACCGAGGGCTTCGGCGCGCTGATCGACGCCAACCGCGGCTGCTACGAGGCGTTCCGCGCGGTATACGAATGCCAGGTCCCGGTCATCGCGGCGGTCAACGGCTTCTGCGTCGGTGGCGGCATCGGCCTGGTCGGCAACGCCGACGTCATCGTCGCGTCTGACGACGCCAAGTTCGGCCTGCCCGAGGTCGAGCGCGGCGCCCTGGGCGCGGCCACCCACCTGTCCCGCCTGGTCCCGCAGCACATGATGCGCCGGATGTTCTTCACCGCCGCCACGGTGCCCGCCTCGACACTGCAGCACTTCGGTTCGGTGCACGAGGTCGTCCCGCGCGAAGAGCTCGACGAGGCCGCGCTGCGCGTGGCCCGTGACATCGCCAGCAAGGACACCCGCGTCATCCGCGCCGCCAAGGAGGCGCTGAACTTCATCGACGTGCAGCCCGTCAACGCGCGCTACCGCATGGAGCAGGGCTTCACTTTCGAACTGAATCTGGCCGGCGTGTCCGACGAGCACCGCGACGAGTTCGCGGGGACCAACAAGGGAGCCAAATAG
- the ipdA gene encoding cholesterol ring-cleaving hydrolase subunit IpdA translates to MADKTTTLEAAVAEIESGMTIGIGGWGSRRKPMAFIRALLRTDVTDLTVVTYGGPDLGLLCAAGKVKRVYYGFVSLDSPPFYDPWFAKARTSGAIEAREMDEGMLRCGLQAAAQRLPFLPIRAGLGSDVRTFWGDELKTVTSPYETDGAHEELIAMPALNLDAAFVHMNLGDVKGNAAYTGIDPYFDDLFLMSAKRRHLSVEKIVSTEELVKSVVPQQQIINRMMVDTVVEAPNGAHFTTNEPDYRRDEKFQRHYAEAAGSEETWAEFVKTYLSGTEADYQAAVRKFAEAQAAQKEAAK, encoded by the coding sequence ATGGCAGACAAGACAACAACTCTCGAAGCCGCGGTCGCTGAGATCGAAAGCGGCATGACCATCGGTATCGGCGGCTGGGGCTCTCGACGCAAGCCGATGGCGTTCATCCGCGCGCTGCTGCGCACCGACGTCACCGACCTGACGGTGGTCACCTATGGCGGCCCCGACCTCGGATTGCTTTGTGCCGCAGGCAAGGTCAAGCGCGTCTACTACGGCTTCGTGTCGCTGGACTCGCCGCCGTTCTACGACCCGTGGTTCGCCAAGGCCCGCACCTCGGGCGCCATCGAGGCCCGTGAGATGGACGAGGGCATGCTGCGCTGCGGCCTGCAGGCTGCCGCACAACGTCTTCCATTCCTGCCCATCCGTGCCGGCCTCGGCAGCGACGTCCGCACCTTCTGGGGTGACGAGCTCAAGACCGTCACCTCGCCGTACGAAACCGACGGCGCGCACGAGGAACTCATCGCCATGCCGGCGCTGAACCTCGACGCCGCGTTCGTGCACATGAACCTGGGCGATGTGAAGGGCAATGCCGCCTACACCGGCATCGACCCCTACTTCGACGACCTGTTCCTGATGTCGGCCAAGCGCCGGCACCTGTCGGTCGAGAAGATCGTCTCCACCGAAGAACTGGTGAAGTCCGTTGTGCCGCAGCAGCAGATCATCAACCGCATGATGGTCGACACGGTGGTCGAGGCTCCGAACGGCGCCCACTTCACCACCAACGAGCCGGACTACCGGCGCGACGAGAAGTTCCAGCGTCACTACGCCGAGGCCGCCGGCTCGGAAGAGACGTGGGCCGAGTTCGTCAAGACCTACCTGTCCGGAACCGAAGCCGATTACCAGGCCGCGGTCCGTAAGTTTGCCGAGGCTCAAGCAGCCCAGAAGGAGGCCGCCAAGTGA
- the ipdB gene encoding cholesterol ring-cleaving hydrolase subunit IpdB, which produces MSDATRAEVCAVACAELFRDAGEIMASPMTTVVQIGARLARLTFSPDIVITDGEARMLADTPALGAPFAVEGWMPFNRVFETLAWGRRHVVMGANQIDRYGNQNLSAFGPIQHPTRQMFGVRGAPGNSINHPTSYFVGNHTKRVFADSVDIISGIGWDKVDPANPAYRFLNVYQVVSNLGVFDFNGPEHQMRAVSLHPGVTAAEVADNTSFEVHGLDAAGETRLPTADELQLLREVIDPKSLRDKEVKA; this is translated from the coding sequence GTGAGTGACGCAACCCGCGCCGAGGTCTGTGCCGTCGCCTGCGCCGAATTGTTCCGTGACGCAGGGGAAATCATGGCCAGCCCCATGACGACCGTCGTGCAGATCGGTGCCCGCCTGGCCCGGCTGACCTTCTCCCCCGACATCGTGATCACCGACGGTGAGGCCCGCATGCTGGCCGACACCCCGGCGCTCGGCGCTCCGTTCGCCGTCGAGGGCTGGATGCCGTTCAACCGTGTCTTCGAGACCCTGGCCTGGGGCCGTCGCCATGTGGTCATGGGCGCCAACCAGATTGACCGCTATGGCAACCAGAACCTGTCGGCCTTCGGTCCGATCCAGCACCCGACCCGCCAGATGTTCGGTGTCCGCGGCGCTCCCGGCAACAGCATCAACCACCCCACCAGCTACTTCGTGGGCAACCACACCAAGCGCGTGTTCGCCGATTCGGTCGACATCATCTCCGGAATCGGTTGGGACAAGGTCGATCCGGCCAACCCCGCGTACCGCTTCCTGAACGTCTACCAGGTGGTGTCCAACCTGGGTGTGTTCGACTTCAACGGCCCCGAGCACCAGATGCGCGCGGTGTCGCTGCACCCGGGTGTGACGGCCGCAGAGGTTGCCGACAACACCTCCTTCGAGGTGCACGGCCTGGACGCCGCCGGCGAGACCCGCCTGCCGACCGCCGACGAACTGCAGCTGCTGCGCGAGGTCATCGACCCGAAGTCACTGCGGGACAAAGAGGTTAAGGCCTAG
- the ipdC gene encoding (3aS,4S,5R,7aS)-5-hydroxy-7a-methyl-1-oxo-octahydro-1H-indene-4-carboxyl-CoA dehydrogenase: MSKLKTPLTELVGIEYPVVQTGMGWVAGARLVAATSNAGGLGILASATMTLEELQTAVTKVKAATDKPFGINMRADAGDADARCDLLIREGVKVASFALAPKPELIAKLKDAGVVVIPSVGLAKHAKKVASWGADAVIVQGGEGGGHTGPIATTLLLPSVLDAVAGTGMPVIAAGGFFDGRGLAAALSYGAAGVAMGTRFLLTSDSTVPDAVKQRYLDAALDGTVVSTRVDGMPHRVLRTGLVEKLESGSPVRGFVAAVGNAQKFKKMSGMTWRSMVKDGLAMRHGKDLTWSQVVMAANTPMLLKAGLVEGNTEAGVLASGQVAGIIDSLPSCAELVPRIAAEAIEHLQAATSYIQ, translated from the coding sequence ATGTCCAAGCTGAAGACCCCGCTGACCGAACTGGTCGGCATCGAGTACCCGGTCGTGCAGACCGGCATGGGCTGGGTGGCCGGCGCGCGACTGGTCGCGGCCACCTCCAACGCCGGCGGGCTCGGCATTCTGGCGTCGGCGACGATGACGCTGGAAGAGCTGCAGACCGCCGTCACCAAGGTCAAGGCGGCCACCGACAAGCCGTTCGGCATCAACATGCGTGCCGACGCCGGCGATGCGGATGCCCGCTGCGACCTCCTGATCCGCGAAGGAGTCAAAGTCGCCTCCTTCGCCCTGGCTCCCAAGCCCGAGCTGATCGCCAAGCTGAAAGATGCCGGCGTCGTGGTGATCCCGTCGGTCGGCCTGGCCAAGCACGCCAAGAAGGTGGCTAGCTGGGGTGCCGACGCGGTGATCGTGCAGGGCGGCGAGGGCGGTGGCCACACGGGCCCGATCGCCACCACGCTGCTGCTGCCGTCGGTGCTCGACGCGGTCGCCGGCACCGGGATGCCAGTGATCGCCGCGGGTGGCTTCTTCGACGGCCGGGGCCTGGCGGCCGCACTGTCCTACGGCGCCGCCGGTGTCGCGATGGGCACGCGGTTCCTGCTGACCTCGGACTCGACGGTGCCCGACGCCGTCAAGCAGCGCTACCTGGACGCCGCGCTGGACGGCACCGTGGTGTCGACCCGGGTCGACGGCATGCCGCACCGCGTGCTGCGCACGGGTCTGGTGGAGAAGCTCGAAAGCGGTTCGCCGGTGCGCGGTTTCGTCGCCGCCGTCGGTAACGCCCAGAAGTTCAAGAAGATGTCGGGCATGACCTGGCGGTCGATGGTCAAGGACGGCCTGGCTATGCGCCACGGTAAGGACCTGACCTGGTCGCAGGTCGTCATGGCCGCCAACACCCCGATGTTGCTGAAAGCCGGTCTGGTGGAAGGCAACACCGAAGCGGGCGTGCTGGCGTCGGGTCAGGTGGCGGGCATTATCGACAGTCTGCCGTCGTGCGCCGAGCTGGTGCCGAGGATCGCCGCCGAGGCCATCGAGCACCTACAGGCTGCGACCAGCTACATCCAATAA
- a CDS encoding FUSC family protein, whose product MRTVYVRVRVAMTPPRADHRPALRVALGLAVPGIALLAAGRPDLIIYAVFGAITGMYGRTESRARRFAHQTQGAVILVLGVAIGVALANSHVPPAVLVIAAVTFAAVGSVVTDYLALKPEGPFYGVFALGAIATVPAGRVTPSSAILLCAATALLCIVLGLLDAPRAAATANRLPLPNRHDVLIHAGRYALSITAAGTAGLALGVDHANWAIAAAAGPLAAADALGRIKRGIHRLGGTFIGLAVAAALLVPQPSEYVLAVCVMALLFPTELFMSHHHAVALGFFTPLIMLMTDLASPTEPLVLLAYRGIDTVIGVTAAISVSMLLSGSRE is encoded by the coding sequence ATGCGCACCGTCTATGTGCGCGTGCGCGTGGCCATGACTCCACCGAGGGCAGACCACCGTCCGGCATTGCGGGTCGCGCTCGGTTTGGCTGTCCCCGGTATCGCACTGCTGGCAGCGGGACGGCCGGACCTGATCATCTATGCGGTGTTCGGTGCGATCACCGGCATGTACGGCCGCACCGAAAGCCGCGCCCGACGGTTCGCCCACCAGACCCAGGGCGCCGTGATCCTGGTGCTCGGCGTGGCCATCGGGGTGGCTCTGGCCAATTCCCATGTGCCACCGGCGGTCCTGGTGATCGCCGCGGTAACGTTCGCCGCCGTTGGCTCCGTCGTGACCGACTACCTCGCGCTCAAACCCGAGGGGCCCTTCTACGGCGTCTTCGCGCTCGGTGCCATCGCCACGGTGCCCGCCGGCCGGGTGACACCGTCGTCGGCGATATTGCTCTGTGCGGCAACGGCTTTGTTGTGCATTGTGCTCGGTCTGCTTGACGCACCCCGGGCTGCGGCAACGGCGAACCGGCTTCCGCTGCCGAACCGACACGACGTGTTGATTCATGCCGGGCGCTATGCGCTCTCCATCACCGCGGCCGGCACAGCTGGATTGGCGCTCGGTGTCGACCACGCCAACTGGGCCATCGCCGCGGCAGCAGGACCGTTGGCCGCCGCCGACGCCCTTGGCCGCATCAAACGCGGAATCCACCGCCTTGGTGGCACTTTCATCGGCCTGGCCGTGGCGGCCGCGTTGCTCGTGCCGCAACCGAGCGAGTACGTCCTCGCAGTCTGCGTGATGGCGCTGCTGTTCCCCACCGAACTGTTCATGTCCCACCACCACGCGGTCGCGCTGGGCTTCTTCACTCCGCTGATCATGCTGATGACCGATCTCGCCTCGCCGACCGAACCGCTGGTCCTACTGGCCTATCGCGGCATCGACACCGTCATCGGCGTCACCGCCGCGATCTCGGTGTCGATGCTGTTATCGGGCAGCCGCGAATAG